A single genomic interval of Spirosoma linguale DSM 74 harbors:
- a CDS encoding TM2 domain containing protein (PFAM: TM2 domain containing protein~KEGG: hypothetical protein), whose translation MNMKHFLIFCLLTVATLTTRAADLSADAYVINDQQVEQLIAQSEDVSLAAVSTNLLESQQLAGSLTGTTRVKANKDFVAALLLDLFLGGFGIHRLYLGTQTLTWVGYILTCGGIFGVVPLVDLVVLIIHHEDISPYVDNSKFFMWANNY comes from the coding sequence ATGAACATGAAACATTTCTTGATTTTTTGCCTGCTCACCGTGGCAACCTTGACAACGCGGGCTGCCGATCTCTCCGCAGACGCTTATGTAATTAATGATCAGCAAGTGGAACAGCTAATCGCCCAGAGCGAAGACGTTAGCCTTGCCGCTGTAAGCACCAACCTACTCGAAAGCCAGCAGTTGGCAGGTAGCTTAACGGGCACCACCCGTGTAAAAGCGAACAAAGACTTTGTTGCTGCTTTATTGCTTGACCTTTTCCTCGGTGGCTTTGGTATTCACCGGTTATACCTGGGTACACAAACCCTGACCTGGGTTGGGTATATTTTGACTTGCGGTGGTATTTTTGGTGTTGTCCCCCTCGTTGACCTTGTCGTGCTAATCATACACCATGAAGATATTTCTCCCTACGTCGACAACTCGAAGTTTTTTATGTGGGCGAATAACTACTGA